CTGGCAGGGTACTGGGCCTCCTGGGTCTCCCTGCTGACCACACTAGGTGAAGGATGGCAAATGGGAGCCCGTGGGTCAGCACAGCCCGGGCTGGCTTTAGGCAGCCTTGTACCCTTATCAGGAAGGGCAGGGGTCCCCGGGCGCTTCCCCTCCAGCGCCTGCAGCTCAGCTAGCAAGGAAGCCTGCGCCAGCCAACTGGCAGAGGCAGGCAGCCCTGCACACACAATGGGCCTGTCTCTCAGCCTTTTGTCTCCAGTCTGTGAAGTGCCAAGAGTTTTTCTCTCAGGCAgtatcttttccccctttcccaaCCGCTTTTCATAATGAAGCTAAAACCGTGCACTCGGCCCTCACACCAGGGTGGACGCCACGCGCTGCCAGGATCCGGGCTTCCTTTTGCATCCTTCCCATTCTCCCAGTGGCGCCGGCCTGGGCACACCTGGCGGATACCATGAAATACTTGTTGCGAATGAACAAGATTTATATGCAACTTGCCATCAACGACAGCCAGCCTTCGCTGCCCGTGTTCAGGGAACTCAGCCTCActgcttctctttctgggacaatAGCCTGGCGATCTGCCTTGGGACACCCAAGAAACAAAGAGCTCAGTGGCTTGGATGAAGGCACCCAGGTGGGACAGGAGGAGTCCCTCGAGCCCGGGCCCAAGGGGTTCTTCTGTTCTCACCCCCTGCCTGGCTGCCTGCTGACACTGCCAGGCCCTGGAGATCACAGCAAGCATCAAACCCTGCCCAGGAATTATTAGAATAACCATCCGAAGCCTAATCTCTCCTGCCCCCACAGAACCCTGGAGTCCAAGCTAAGTTTCTAAAGCCCTCCCAGCTCACCCTGGGAAGGACGCTGCTCACGTCCCCACACCACCTAGCGGCCGAGCCAGACTGAGCCTTGCTGCAGGAAAGTCAGGCCAGTCTCCCACCGCTCAGCCCAGCGCACCTCCTCTGGGTGGTGCCTCTGCTGACAAGCCAGCAGGATAGGCTGCAAGGGCCAGACCAGCAGCTCTGGAGGAGCCTGGGAGGTGTGGGTGGTCGGGGGCCTGGAGGAGTCCCCAGCAGCCCCAGGCTGGGAGAACTTCACTGCCGTGTCCAGGCTCATTTCTCGCCCAGcgccttcccttccccttcctgggCAGGGGCTGAAGAAGCAGGTGCCATCCCTATTCTACCAGCCAGGGAGCCAGCACGTCCCTTCAGCCTCTGCTCTCAACAGGCAGTCACTCCACTGTCAACACTGGCATGACCAAGGCCAACAGCATGCCCAGACGAGGGGTGGCGGCAGGGCCCAGGGCTCTGGGCCTCTCACCCAAATAGGTGGCTGCGTAACCACGAACCCTTACAATTCTCCAGGGTGGATGGAGCCACCTCCCCAGCCCACACGCCCACTGCCAGAATTTTCCTCAGTTTCGGGAGGAGAGTGAGGCCGAGGAAGAAGATTCTGCGGTCTAAGTGGGAACCTCTAGATCCTCTCCTGCGCCTCCAGGAGAAGGGCTGCTGTGACTGTCCGGGCTGCCGGACTGG
This region of Tamandua tetradactyla isolate mTamTet1 chromosome 9, mTamTet1.pri, whole genome shotgun sequence genomic DNA includes:
- the LOC143646594 gene encoding uncharacterized protein LOC143646594 isoform X2, producing MGIPDVEPGCPTSEQQREEAAAAKTVHSALTPGWTPRAARIRASFCILPILPVAPAWAHLADTMKYLLRMNKIYMQLAINDSQPSLPVFRELSLTASLSGTIAWRSALGHPRNKELSGLDEGTQGGWSHLPSPHAHCQNFPQFREESEAEEEDSAV